One genomic region from Amaranthus tricolor cultivar Red isolate AtriRed21 chromosome 12, ASM2621246v1, whole genome shotgun sequence encodes:
- the LOC130796922 gene encoding glucan endo-1,3-beta-glucosidase-like, which yields MGISSKTFALTTLLLFAVIMLHGLQITEAQIGVCYGKIGNNLPSDQDVVNLYKSQGIARMRLYSPDQSALEALKGSNIDIILDVPRDKLISLGSDPSAANDWVQNNIVPYASDVNIRYITVGNEIMPNDAEAGSVLPAMKNIQNALQSDKIKVSTAIRSDLVTGFPPSDGAFTSSSYMNPIVNFLTSNGSPLLANIYPYFSYLGSPTMQLNYALFTSTNAQVTDQNNGLQYQNVFDALVDTVYAALAKAGAPDTPIVVAESGWPSDGDSEATIENAGTYYSNLIGHVKQGTPLKQGQAIETYLFAMFDENQKTGAPAENHFGLFTPDQTPKYQLNFNN from the exons ATGGGGATAAGCAGCAAAACATTTGCACTTACTACATTGCTGCTATTTGCAGTAATAATGTTACATGGCCTTCAAATAACAG AGGCACAAATTGGAGTATGTTACGGAAAGATTGGAAACAACTTGCCATCCGATCAAGATGTTGTAAATTTATACAAATCGCAGGGAATTGCGAGGATGAGGTTATACAGTCCCGACCAAAGTGCTCTTGAAGCCCTTAAGGGATCGAATATAGACATCATACTCGATGTCCCTAGGGATAAACTCATATCCCTCGGCTCTGATCCTTCCGCTGCAAACGATTGGGTCCAAAACAATATAGTCCCTTATGCGTCCGATGTAAATATTCGATACATTACAGTGGGTAACGAAATTATGCCTAATGACGCAGAGGCGGGGTCCGTTCTCCCTGCCATGAAAAATATCCAAAATGCTCTTCAATCCGATAAAATCAAAGTCTCAACAGCGATAAGAAGTGATCTAGTTACTGGTTTTCCACCCTCTGACGGTGCTTTTACGTCTTCGTCGTACATGAATCCAATAGTCAACTTTCTTACAAGTAATGGTTCACCTTTATTAGCCAATATTTACCCTTACTTTTCTTACCTTGGTTCCCCAACCATGCAATTAAACTATGCACTTTTTACATCAACTAATGCACAAGTTACGGATCAAAATAATGGACTACAATACCAAAATGTGTTTGATGCTTTAGTAGACACAGTTTACGCTGCTCTAGCTAAGGCTGGTGCTCCGGACACACCTATTGTTGTGGCCGAGAGTGGCTGGCCTTCCGATGGTGATAGTGAGGCGACCATCGAAAACGCAGGGACTTACTATAGTAACTTGATTGGTCATGTCAAGCAAGGAACTCCATTGAAGCAAGGACAAGCAATTGAGACTTATTTGTTTGCTATGTTTGATGAGAATCAAAAGACCGGTGCTCCAGCTGAGAACCATTTTGGACTTTTTACTCCTGATCAAACCCccaaataccaacttaatttcaaCAATTGA
- the LOC130796921 gene encoding glucan endo-1,3-beta-glucosidase-like: MELIGKPYMVVTLLLLAILSPSLQLTEGIGVCYGRNGNNLPSPQQVVNLYKSRGIANMRIYDPNPNVLQALRGSNIGLIVDVPRTDLRSLGSDPSAANRWVQNNIVPYASNVNFRYIAVGNEIMPGDAEAGSILPAMQNVQNALRSANLAGKIIVSTAIKSSIVSGFPPSKGVFTSSSYMNPIVNFLRNNGSPLLANIYPYFSYIGTPSIRLDYALFTSPNPQVSDGNLQYQNLFDALLDTVYAALANAGAPNTPIVVSESGWPSAGGQAATFGNAGTYYNNLIGHVNRGTPRKNQAIEAYLFAMFDENQKGGGVENNFGLYTSNQQPKYQLNFRN, translated from the coding sequence AGGGAATTGGTGTATGTTACGGAAGAAATGGCAACAACTTACCCTCCCCACAACAAGTAGTAAACTTATACAAATCCAGAGGGATAGCAAACATGAGAATCTATGACCCCAATCCAAACGTTCTCCAAGCTCTAAGGGGATCAAACATAGGCCTAATCGTCGATGTTCCAAGGACCGACCTCAGGTCACTTGGCTCGGACCCTTCAGCTGCAAACCGGTGGGTCCAAAACAACATAGTCCCTTATGCGTCAAATGTCAATTTTCGATACATTGCAGTTGGGAACGAAATCATGCCTGGTGATGCCGAGGCAGGGTCAATTCTCCCGGCCATGCAAAATGTCCAAAATGCTCTTCGATCAGCTAACTTAGCTGGTAAAATCATAGTCTCGACAGCAATAAAAAGTTCAATTGTTAGCGGATTCCCACCCTCTAAAGGTGTTTTTACATCTTCCTCTTACATGAATCCTATTGTTAACTTCCTTAGAAATAACGGATCACCTTTGTTAGCCAACATTTACCCCTATTTTTCGTACATTGGTACCCCAAGTATCCGCCTAGACTACGCACTCTTTACTTCACCTAACCCCCAAGTTAGCGATGGTAATTTACAATACCAAAACCTCTTTGATGCATTGCTTGACACAGTCTATGCTGCACTCGCAAATGCGGGTGCTCCTAACACGCCCATTGTGGTGTCAGAGAGCGGGTGGCCGTCCGCTGGTGGTCAAGCTGCTACTTTTGGTAACGCGGGGACTTATTACAACAATTTGATTGGCCACGTGAACCGAGGTACTCCACGTAAAAATCAAGCAATTGAGGCGTATTTGTTTGCTATGTTTGATGAAAATCAAAAGGGTGGAGGTGTTGAAAACAATTTTGGACTTTATACTTCTAATCAACAGCCTAAGTACCAACTTAATTTtagaaactaa